In Erythrobacter litoralis HTCC2594, a single genomic region encodes these proteins:
- a CDS encoding NADP-dependent isocitrate dehydrogenase, translating to MQKIQVKNPVVELDGDEMTKIIWQWIRERLILPYLDVDLRYYDLSIESRDETDDQITVDAANAIKEHGVGVKCATITPDEARVEEFDLKKMWVSPNGTIRNILGGVVFREPIVIDNVPRLVPGWTDPIVVGRHAFGDQYRAKDTLIPGPGKLRLVFEGADGENIDIDVFEFESSGVAMAMYNLDQSIRDFARASMNYGLDRGWPVYLSTKNTILKKYDGRFKDLFEEIYEAEFKDKFEKAGIHYEHRLIDDMVAAAMKWNGKFVWACKNYDGDVQSDTVAQGFGSLGLMTSVLMTPDGKTVEAEAAHGTVTRHYRQHQQGKATSTNPIASIFAWTRGLMYRGKFDDTPDVVRFAETLERVCIETVESGNMTKDLALLIGPNQNWLTTEQFFEAIVTNLEKEMANWS from the coding sequence ATGCAGAAAATCCAGGTCAAGAACCCGGTCGTCGAGCTCGATGGCGACGAAATGACGAAGATCATCTGGCAGTGGATCCGCGAGCGGCTGATCCTGCCCTATCTCGATGTGGACCTGAGGTATTACGACCTCTCGATCGAAAGTCGCGACGAAACCGACGACCAGATCACCGTGGATGCCGCCAACGCGATCAAGGAACACGGCGTCGGCGTCAAATGCGCTACCATCACGCCGGACGAAGCCCGCGTCGAAGAATTCGATCTCAAGAAAATGTGGGTCAGCCCCAACGGCACAATCCGCAATATCCTGGGCGGCGTGGTCTTCCGCGAGCCGATCGTGATCGACAACGTGCCGCGGCTCGTCCCCGGCTGGACCGACCCTATCGTCGTCGGTCGCCATGCATTCGGTGACCAGTATCGCGCCAAGGACACGCTTATCCCCGGCCCGGGCAAGCTTCGCCTCGTCTTCGAAGGTGCGGACGGCGAGAACATCGACATCGACGTTTTCGAGTTCGAAAGCTCCGGCGTCGCCATGGCGATGTACAATCTCGACCAGTCGATCCGCGACTTTGCCCGCGCCAGCATGAACTACGGTCTGGATCGCGGATGGCCAGTCTATCTCTCGACCAAGAACACCATCCTCAAGAAGTACGATGGCCGTTTCAAGGACCTGTTCGAGGAAATCTACGAAGCCGAATTCAAGGACAAGTTCGAGAAGGCCGGCATCCATTACGAGCACCGCCTGATCGACGACATGGTGGCCGCTGCCATGAAGTGGAACGGCAAGTTCGTATGGGCGTGCAAGAACTACGACGGCGACGTCCAGTCGGACACCGTTGCGCAGGGCTTCGGGTCGCTCGGCCTGATGACTTCGGTACTGATGACGCCTGACGGCAAGACCGTCGAAGCGGAAGCCGCCCACGGCACGGTCACGCGCCACTATCGCCAGCACCAGCAGGGCAAGGCGACTTCGACGAACCCGATCGCATCGATCTTCGCCTGGACCCGCGGCCTGATGTATCGCGGCAAGTTCGACGACACGCCCGATGTCGTGCGTTTCGCCGAAACGCTCGAGCGTGTCTGCATTGAGACAGTCGAAAGCGGCAACATGACGAAGGACCTGGCGCTGCTGATCGGCCCGAACCAGAACTGGCTCACTACCGAGCAGTTCTTCGAGGCCATCGTGACCAATCTCGAGAAAGAGATGGCGAACTGGAGTTGA